The following are encoded in a window of Sutcliffiella horikoshii genomic DNA:
- a CDS encoding IS3 family transposase, which translates to MHSHRDEHTVVMMCRALGVTTSGYYLYVKRLEREETEREQWRRQLDDRIRFHFYDNLETYGSVRIHQKLVDYDDFNVSASTVAKRMKVLGLYATPPKSFIATTDSDHSNRTFKNNLKQAFNPEAPNMVWVTDITYISTMEGFIYFNPILDLFGRKVISYSMCDRMDRSLPLRALKEAIKLREPKKGWIHHSDRGSQYCSKDYIDVLEDAKAKISMSRKATPYDNACAESFFASMKKEYLNKFRFTTKAEAMAAVQFYVEFYNRKRIHSTLEYATPNEYEMAYEMAQQKDANLGRKTSA; encoded by the coding sequence ATTCATTCCCATCGGGATGAACACACTGTAGTGATGATGTGCAGAGCCCTTGGTGTGACTACATCTGGATACTATTTGTATGTGAAACGGTTAGAACGAGAAGAAACGGAACGAGAACAGTGGAGAAGGCAACTTGATGACCGTATCCGTTTTCATTTTTATGACAATCTAGAGACGTATGGAAGTGTGAGAATACATCAAAAGTTAGTAGACTATGACGATTTTAATGTATCAGCTAGTACAGTAGCCAAGCGAATGAAGGTACTAGGACTGTATGCCACTCCGCCTAAGAGTTTCATTGCCACTACAGATTCTGATCACTCTAACCGAACGTTTAAAAACAACTTGAAACAAGCGTTTAACCCAGAGGCCCCAAATATGGTTTGGGTCACTGATATCACGTATATTTCTACCATGGAAGGTTTCATCTATTTCAATCCAATTCTAGACTTATTTGGACGAAAAGTTATTAGTTATTCAATGTGCGACCGAATGGATCGTAGTTTACCTCTTCGAGCGTTAAAGGAGGCAATAAAATTAAGGGAACCGAAAAAAGGTTGGATCCACCATTCAGATAGAGGGTCGCAGTACTGTTCCAAAGATTACATCGACGTCCTAGAAGATGCCAAAGCAAAGATCAGTATGAGTAGGAAAGCCACTCCATACGACAATGCTTGTGCGGAATCATTCTTTGCCTCCATGAAAAAAGAATACTTGAATAAATTTCGTTTCACCACAAAAGCAGAGGCTATGGCAGCTGTGCAATTTTATGTGGAGTTTTACAACAGAAAAAGAATCCATTCAACCCTAGAATACGCCACACCAAATGAGTACGAAATGGCGTATGAAATGGCACAACAAAAGGATGCCAATTTGGGTCGTAAAACCTCTGCATAA
- a CDS encoding NUDIX hydrolase, with amino-acid sequence MYFNKFIGIEKVENKHIKVREAVRAIAIRDSHILMVHSNKDDFKFPGGGVESGETHVEALIREVLEETGYVNTVVGEKFGVYLERREDVFDQGLHFEMNSHYYMCECMGETVAQQLEGYEIEQGFTAKWITIEEAISQNERAQKLSDHNGWIERETYVLHKILQFVRGESERLVKK; translated from the coding sequence ATGTACTTTAATAAATTCATAGGGATAGAAAAAGTAGAAAACAAACATATAAAAGTAAGGGAAGCTGTCAGGGCAATTGCAATCAGGGATAGCCATATATTGATGGTACACTCCAACAAAGATGATTTTAAATTTCCTGGTGGGGGCGTCGAATCTGGAGAAACCCATGTAGAAGCACTTATACGAGAAGTCTTAGAGGAAACGGGTTATGTAAATACGGTTGTAGGAGAAAAATTTGGTGTTTATTTAGAAAGAAGAGAGGACGTTTTCGATCAAGGTCTTCATTTTGAAATGAATTCTCATTATTACATGTGCGAATGCATGGGGGAAACCGTTGCTCAACAGTTAGAGGGGTATGAGATAGAACAAGGTTTTACCGCTAAATGGATAACAATAGAAGAAGCTATTTCACAAAACGAACGTGCGCAAAAACTAAGTGATCATAACGGATGGATCGAGAGGGAGACATACGTCTTACATAAAATTTTGCAGTTTGTCAGGGGGGAATCAGAAAGGTTGGTGAAAAAATGA
- a CDS encoding SMP-30/gluconolactonase/LRE family protein, which produces MKLNTIKVLAFLCTIFILYLLFWPVSIDPLAWESPKSKGYTGDFEKNNRLDGMKYFSIEEYSEPEHIVYREGWLYAATKTGAIIRIREDGKGLQKIANTKGRPLGFDFDNEGSIIVADPLYGKHGGLLKISNFENGEGDINLLTDKVENTPLNFIDAVVVSNNGIIYFTDASQSTKAKDIGDVGRAGEIDILENRSTGRVLEYNPATKKTRVLIKGISFANGIALSTDEKYLFINETGKYRVWKLNLEKDQMLSTKEESQFAEVIIENLPGLPDNMMAGKDGRLWIGLIMPRNNFLEFSADKPILRKMAMRLPAKMLPKGAGYSHVIAINESGEVVEDMQSDSITYTNITGVTETEEVLYFHHLNDEKAIGWLKKEDLGF; this is translated from the coding sequence ATGAAACTCAACACTATCAAAGTACTCGCATTTCTCTGTACAATTTTTATTTTGTATCTATTATTTTGGCCAGTCTCAATTGACCCTCTTGCATGGGAATCACCAAAATCCAAAGGATATACAGGTGATTTTGAGAAGAATAATAGATTAGATGGGATGAAATATTTTTCTATTGAAGAATACTCAGAGCCAGAGCATATTGTCTATCGTGAAGGTTGGTTGTACGCAGCCACAAAAACTGGTGCTATCATTCGTATAAGGGAGGATGGCAAAGGATTACAGAAAATCGCAAATACGAAAGGCAGACCTTTAGGCTTTGACTTTGATAATGAAGGATCAATCATCGTTGCTGATCCCCTTTATGGTAAACATGGAGGCTTACTTAAAATAAGCAATTTTGAAAATGGTGAGGGTGACATCAATCTATTAACAGACAAAGTGGAAAATACCCCCTTAAACTTTATTGATGCGGTAGTAGTTTCTAATAATGGAATCATTTATTTTACAGATGCTTCTCAAAGTACAAAAGCGAAAGACATCGGTGATGTTGGACGCGCTGGAGAAATAGATATTCTTGAAAATCGCAGTACAGGAAGAGTATTGGAATATAATCCGGCTACGAAAAAAACCAGAGTTCTGATAAAAGGTATTAGCTTTGCAAACGGAATTGCATTAAGTACGGACGAAAAATATCTCTTTATAAATGAAACGGGAAAATACCGGGTCTGGAAATTAAACCTAGAAAAAGATCAGATGTTAAGTACAAAGGAAGAAAGTCAATTTGCAGAAGTGATAATAGAGAACCTCCCTGGATTACCGGATAATATGATGGCGGGAAAGGACGGAAGGTTATGGATTGGGTTGATCATGCCTAGAAATAATTTCTTGGAATTTAGTGCTGATAAACCGATATTAAGAAAAATGGCAATGCGCCTTCCAGCTAAAATGTTACCTAAAGGGGCAGGATACTCGCATGTTATCGCTATTAACGAATCAGGCGAAGTCGTTGAAGATATGCAAAGTGATTCTATAACATATACGAATATCACGGGAGTTACGGAAACGGAGGAAGTTCTGTATTTTCACCATCTTAATGATGAGAAAGCCATTGGATGGTTGAAAAAAGAAGACTTAGGCTTTTAA
- a CDS encoding dihydrofolate reductase family protein, with the protein MGKSRNVIVYIAQSVDGFIAKKDDDISWLSMVDAPGEDYGYMEFVESVDTVIMGRRTYEKVLSFGVEFPHKERKTYVLSNSKKGSDDHVEYYSGDVKELITYIRANSGKNIFVDGGAEVIKEFVKQDLIDEYVISTIPILIGNGVRLFKETEQEKKLELVASNSFPSGLVQNRYIVIRDEDKQV; encoded by the coding sequence ATGGGAAAATCAAGAAATGTAATTGTATACATAGCACAGAGTGTCGACGGATTTATAGCAAAAAAAGATGACGATATCAGCTGGCTTTCCATGGTAGATGCTCCTGGAGAAGATTACGGTTATATGGAGTTTGTAGAAAGTGTGGACACGGTAATCATGGGTAGGAGAACTTATGAGAAAGTGTTGTCTTTTGGCGTAGAGTTTCCCCACAAGGAACGAAAGACGTATGTTCTTTCCAATTCTAAAAAAGGCTCGGATGATCATGTAGAATACTATTCAGGCGATGTGAAAGAGTTAATTACTTACATCCGTGCGAATAGTGGAAAGAATATATTTGTTGATGGAGGAGCGGAAGTGATTAAAGAATTCGTCAAGCAAGATCTCATCGACGAGTATGTCATTTCCACCATTCCAATTTTAATTGGGAACGGTGTGAGATTATTTAAAGAAACAGAACAAGAAAAAAAGCTGGAGCTTGTTGCGAGCAACTCGTTCCCATCCGGACTTGTTCAAAATCGGTATATAGTGATAAGAGACGAAGATAAGCAGGTGTAA
- a CDS encoding MFS transporter, which yields MEGRKITLEEIVASPEKLQHLYRRTLIIVVLSQIFGGAGLAAGITVGALLAQDMLGTDAYSGVPVALLTLGSAGAAYMIGRVSQRFGRRIGLAGGFLTGGISALGVVLAAVTDNVWLLFFSLLFYGAGTASNLQARYAGTDLATAKQRGKAISIALVSTTLGAVAGPNLVGVMGDFAVSIGVPSLAGPFILGAAAFILAGLILLGFMRPDPLLVSKTLENEKRKDSEKTPKETHVKNNRGIIVGGSVMVLTQMVMVAIMTMTPIHMGHHGHGLDAIGLVIGIHIGTMYLPSLVTGVLVDKVGRTAMASAAGVTLLLAGIVAATAPGDSLFVLILALALLGLGWNFGLISGTATIVDATTPSTRAKVQGSMDVMVALSGATGGMLSGMVVSHSSYSLLSIGGGLLSILLLPLIIWASRGNVAVKRVKNKKTA from the coding sequence ATGGAAGGTCGTAAAATTACTTTGGAAGAGATAGTTGCTTCCCCTGAAAAGTTGCAACATTTATATCGACGGACACTTATTATTGTCGTTCTATCACAAATATTTGGTGGGGCAGGTCTAGCTGCTGGGATTACGGTAGGGGCCTTGCTGGCTCAAGATATGCTTGGTACCGATGCATATTCTGGAGTTCCTGTAGCCTTATTGACGTTAGGTTCAGCGGGAGCGGCTTACATGATTGGTCGTGTATCGCAAAGGTTTGGTCGCAGGATTGGCTTGGCCGGAGGGTTCCTAACCGGAGGAATTAGTGCTCTAGGTGTGGTGCTTGCAGCTGTCACCGACAATGTGTGGTTGCTGTTTTTCTCCCTCCTATTCTATGGAGCAGGTACTGCATCCAATCTACAAGCGCGATATGCCGGAACAGATCTGGCAACTGCCAAACAACGAGGTAAAGCTATTAGTATTGCATTAGTTTCGACTACACTTGGAGCAGTAGCAGGACCAAATCTAGTCGGTGTGATGGGAGACTTTGCAGTTTCAATAGGTGTACCATCATTAGCTGGTCCCTTTATTTTAGGAGCGGCAGCATTCATTTTGGCAGGGCTGATATTACTTGGCTTCATGAGACCAGACCCTTTATTGGTTTCTAAAACGTTGGAAAATGAGAAAAGGAAAGATTCGGAGAAAACACCAAAAGAAACTCATGTAAAGAATAATCGTGGAATCATCGTTGGGGGATCTGTGATGGTGCTGACACAGATGGTGATGGTCGCAATCATGACAATGACACCGATTCATATGGGGCATCATGGACACGGCCTGGATGCTATCGGTCTTGTAATCGGGATTCATATTGGTACCATGTATCTACCTTCATTAGTTACCGGGGTTCTGGTCGATAAGGTCGGACGTACCGCAATGGCTTCAGCAGCGGGTGTAACACTGCTCCTAGCGGGGATCGTCGCGGCGACTGCTCCTGGTGATAGTTTATTCGTATTAATTTTGGCTTTGGCGCTACTTGGTTTAGGGTGGAACTTCGGCTTAATAAGTGGCACGGCAACAATCGTGGATGCCACTACTCCTTCCACACGGGCAAAGGTCCAAGGCTCTATGGACGTGATGGTCGCATTATCAGGGGCGACTGGTGGAATGTTGTCAGGAATGGTAGTCTCCCATTCGAGCTACTCGCTACTGTCCATTGGAGGCGGGCTTTTATCCATTTTATTATTACCTTTAATAATCTGGGCAAGTAGAGGTAACGTAGCTGTCAAACGGGTGAAAAATAAAAAAACGGCGTAA
- a CDS encoding vanadium-dependent haloperoxidase: protein MRTEYRLWSLYPYQGEQTPPVGNPNAGFWPMFFIRREGANRFLDPFGKEITWQIREPLSIDWNSELQIVEQTMSVITHQQIQSAQYWATGEIAERFSTMLYDFAEQYPMGSPNCARMQGFFHATMNDVFVVCWYLKYLWDVARPNQYGRNIRRLMDTPRFPAYPSAHACLAGAAQEIMTYYFPQEQARIKATTEASAQSRLYAGVHFKVDNDEGLRLGRQIGKIVVDVLKVQNVKQ from the coding sequence ATGCGGACAGAATATAGACTATGGTCCCTATATCCATATCAAGGAGAGCAAACTCCCCCAGTTGGAAATCCTAACGCTGGTTTTTGGCCGATGTTTTTCATCAGGCGCGAGGGAGCAAATAGATTTCTTGATCCTTTCGGGAAGGAAATTACTTGGCAAATAAGAGAGCCTTTATCAATAGATTGGAACAGCGAACTTCAGATTGTAGAACAAACAATGAGTGTCATTACTCATCAACAAATACAAAGCGCACAATATTGGGCTACAGGAGAGATTGCAGAAAGATTTTCAACCATGCTTTATGATTTCGCTGAGCAATATCCGATGGGATCACCTAACTGTGCCCGCATGCAAGGATTTTTCCATGCAACCATGAATGATGTTTTTGTCGTTTGCTGGTATTTAAAGTATTTATGGGATGTTGCCCGCCCGAACCAATATGGGAGAAATATTAGAAGGCTGATGGATACACCCAGATTCCCCGCCTATCCTTCTGCACATGCATGCTTAGCAGGAGCGGCTCAGGAAATAATGACGTACTATTTTCCACAAGAACAAGCCCGAATTAAAGCTACTACTGAAGCTTCTGCTCAATCCCGCTTGTATGCAGGGGTCCATTTTAAAGTGGATAATGATGAGGGATTAAGACTTGGAAGGCAAATCGGGAAGATAGTCGTGGACGTGTTGAAGGTTCAGAATGTGAAACAATAA
- a CDS encoding EcsC family protein, whose protein sequence is METRESLQNELKLIEKWENDQKGLWFWERIGRIPFKLLDRLTPKFIQGKIGSLLDELGSFIQNGGSYLSNEKSVFHYFGKKTGRTVTELSDFQDIPVAEMKEASLALGNTRKNAATIQGASTGIGGIFTLVIDIPAILAISLKTLQEIAILHGYDPKEKTERIFILKCLQFTSADIVGKQAILNELADFSNEEMKSKEVFSQLQGWREVTVTFTESFGWKKLFQLVPVAGILFGAFANRSMVSDMTEAGTMLYQKRRIIERVERLEVQTEKIKE, encoded by the coding sequence ATGGAAACAAGAGAAAGTTTGCAAAATGAATTGAAATTAATCGAAAAATGGGAAAACGACCAGAAAGGGCTATGGTTTTGGGAGCGAATTGGACGCATCCCTTTTAAATTGCTTGATAGATTGACTCCAAAATTTATTCAAGGGAAGATAGGGAGCCTCCTTGATGAGTTGGGAAGTTTTATACAGAACGGAGGGAGTTACCTTTCAAACGAGAAGAGTGTGTTTCATTATTTTGGGAAAAAAACCGGCAGAACAGTTACTGAATTAAGTGATTTTCAGGATATACCCGTTGCTGAAATGAAAGAAGCTTCTCTCGCATTGGGCAATACACGTAAAAATGCTGCCACCATCCAGGGAGCAAGTACGGGTATCGGCGGGATTTTCACTTTGGTAATTGATATCCCTGCGATCTTGGCTATATCTTTAAAAACGTTACAGGAAATCGCGATTTTGCATGGATATGATCCGAAAGAGAAAACGGAGAGGATATTTATTTTGAAATGCCTGCAATTTACATCGGCAGATATTGTTGGGAAGCAGGCAATTTTGAATGAACTGGCTGATTTTTCAAATGAAGAAATGAAATCTAAAGAGGTATTCTCCCAACTCCAAGGTTGGAGGGAAGTAACTGTGACATTCACAGAATCTTTTGGTTGGAAGAAACTTTTCCAATTGGTACCGGTAGCAGGTATCCTTTTTGGAGCGTTCGCCAATCGTTCTATGGTAAGCGATATGACGGAAGCGGGCACTATGCTCTATCAGAAAAGAAGAATTATAGAAAGAGTAGAACGTTTAGAGGTTCAAACGGAGAAAATAAAAGAATAG